From Eubalaena glacialis isolate mEubGla1 chromosome 5, mEubGla1.1.hap2.+ XY, whole genome shotgun sequence, one genomic window encodes:
- the DCAF16 gene encoding DDB1- and CUL4-associated factor 16 has protein sequence MGPRNPSPDPLSESESEEEENANYLNESSGEEWDSSEEEDPVVPNLTPLESLAWQVKCLLKYSTTWKPLNPNSWLYHAKLLDASTPVHILREIGLRLSHCSHCVPKLEPIPEWPPLASCGVPPFQKPLMSPSRLSRDHATLNGALQFATKQLSRTLSRATPIPEYLKQIPNSCVSGCCCGWLTKTVKETTRTEPINTTYSYTDFQKAVNKLLTASL, from the coding sequence ATGGGTCCTAGAAATCCCTCTCCTGACCCCTTATCAGAATCAGaaagtgaggaagaagaaaatgctaACTACCTAAATGAGAGTTCTGGGGAAGAGTGGGATTCCTCTGAAGAAGAGGACCCTGTGGTGCCCAACCTAACACCTCTTGAGAGTCTTGCCTGGCAGGTTAAgtgccttttaaaatattctacaaCTTGGAAACCTTTAAATCCTAATTCCTGGTTGTATCATGCTAAACTCTTGGATGCTAGCACACCCGTCCATATACTTCGAGAGATAGGACTAAGACTCTCCCATTGCTCCCATTGTGTACCCAAACTGGAACCAATTCCTGAATGGCCTCCTCTAGCTTCTTGTGGAGTCCCACCTTTTCAAAAGCCCCTTATGAGTCCCAGCCGGCTTTCTAGAGATCATGCCACTCTAAATGGGGCACTGCAATTTGCCACCAAACAGTTAAGCCGAACATTGAGTAGAGCCACTCCCATACCTGAGTACCTAAAACAAATTCCTAACTCATGTGTTTCTGGTTGTTGCTGTGGCTGGTTAACTAAAACAGTTAAGGAAACAACCCGCACTGAACCCATCAACACTACTTACTCCTACACTGACTTCCAAAAGGCAGTTAACAAACTCCTAACTGCATCACTATAA